One Flavobacteriales bacterium DNA window includes the following coding sequences:
- a CDS encoding DUF4340 domain-containing protein → MKGKNLIFLGILALLVVIIAYVFMTRQSGTIKQELKDFAIEDTASITRIFMADKENRSVDLKRNAMGQWVVNGEFDAREDAIQNLLETIRNVRVKAPVGKAALDNVIKRMAAQAVKIEIYIDGEKSKVYHVGYETPDQLGTYMLLENSSRPFVMHIPGFDGYLSTRYFTKAEDWRERTIFNIEPREIANIKVEYPQQPGGSFQLTRDPATNQFTLTALATGMDLDPASLDMELLQQYFFHFRKVNYEALANQLDKSFRDSVAGSVPMAIISVQNLEGQTVSIRTFPKPSPSERRDEAGNLIPYDVDRMYAVINDGKDFVVIQYYVFDKIMLPLSEFIASTEKSQS, encoded by the coding sequence ATGAAAGGAAAGAATCTGATTTTTCTAGGCATCCTTGCCTTGCTGGTGGTCATTATCGCCTATGTATTCATGACCCGGCAATCTGGCACCATTAAACAGGAATTAAAAGATTTTGCAATTGAGGACACGGCCTCCATCACCCGGATTTTCATGGCTGACAAAGAGAATCGCAGTGTTGATCTCAAAAGAAATGCCATGGGCCAATGGGTGGTTAATGGCGAATTTGATGCGCGGGAAGATGCGATCCAGAATCTACTGGAAACCATCCGGAATGTGCGGGTCAAAGCGCCGGTAGGCAAAGCGGCCCTGGATAACGTGATCAAAAGAATGGCGGCACAGGCGGTAAAGATTGAGATTTATATCGATGGGGAAAAATCGAAGGTATATCATGTGGGATACGAAACACCGGATCAGCTTGGCACCTATATGTTGCTGGAAAATTCAAGCCGGCCCTTTGTCATGCATATCCCCGGCTTCGACGGATACCTTTCCACCCGCTATTTCACCAAGGCGGAAGATTGGCGGGAACGGACCATTTTTAATATCGAGCCAAGGGAAATTGCAAATATCAAAGTGGAGTACCCGCAACAACCGGGCGGTTCGTTTCAACTTACAAGGGATCCTGCAACCAACCAGTTTACATTAACGGCACTTGCCACCGGAATGGACCTGGATCCGGCGTCACTGGATATGGAACTGCTGCAACAATATTTCTTTCATTTCAGGAAAGTCAATTACGAAGCGTTAGCTAACCAGCTCGACAAATCCTTCAGGGACTCCGTCGCTGGCTCGGTTCCCATGGCAATCATCAGTGTTCAGAACCTGGAAGGGCAAACCGTATCCATCAGAACATTCCCAAAACCATCTCCCTCGGAAAGAAGGGATGAAGCAGGCAACCTGATCCCGTATGATGTGGACCGGATGTATGCGGTGATCAATGACGGAAAGGATTTTGTGGTGATCCAGTATTACGTTTTTGATAAGATAATGCTTCCCCTGTCTGAGTTCATAGCATCAACTGAAAAGTCGCAGTCATGA
- the dnaN gene encoding DNA polymerase III subunit beta, with the protein MKFIVSSSALLKGLQKIGGVLNTSNTLPILDNFLFELNDGNLSISASDLETTMTTILSVESKEGGKTAVPARLLMDTLKTFADQPLTFLIDAKTHAIEISSEHGKYKLAGENGEEFPKVPELDSASTLSIKAEILERAIAKTLFATGSDELRPVMSGVFFEMSPEHITFVATDAHKLVRYIRTDAKANQASSFIMPKKPLNLLRNALNTTDGEVSIEFNVTNAKFTLEGLEVICRLIDGKYPNYDAVIPKTNPNKLTIDRDQIMNSIKRVSIFSNKTTHQVRLKISGSELQVSAEDIDFNNEATERLTCQYEGKDMEIGFNSRFLADILTNLEGNEVCLEMSEPNRAGIFCPKSPEEGEDTLMLVMPVMLSGN; encoded by the coding sequence ATGAAGTTTATAGTTTCGAGCAGCGCATTATTAAAGGGCCTCCAAAAAATCGGCGGGGTTCTCAACACCAGCAACACACTACCTATCCTCGATAATTTCCTGTTCGAGTTAAATGATGGCAATCTGTCCATATCAGCATCCGACCTTGAGACGACCATGACCACCATACTTTCGGTGGAAAGCAAGGAAGGCGGCAAAACAGCAGTACCCGCCAGGTTGCTTATGGATACCCTGAAGACATTCGCCGATCAGCCCCTTACATTTCTGATCGATGCAAAAACACATGCCATCGAAATATCATCAGAACATGGAAAATACAAACTGGCAGGTGAGAACGGAGAGGAATTCCCCAAGGTACCGGAACTTGATAGCGCCTCTACCCTCTCCATCAAAGCCGAAATTTTGGAGCGGGCCATTGCCAAGACTTTGTTTGCAACCGGTAGTGATGAACTTCGTCCGGTTATGTCCGGGGTGTTTTTTGAAATGAGTCCCGAACACATCACCTTCGTTGCAACTGACGCACATAAACTGGTCAGGTATATCCGCACAGACGCGAAGGCGAATCAGGCAAGTTCATTCATCATGCCCAAGAAACCTTTGAACCTGCTACGCAATGCACTGAACACCACCGATGGCGAGGTTTCCATAGAGTTCAATGTCACCAATGCGAAGTTTACACTGGAAGGGCTTGAGGTCATATGCAGGCTGATCGATGGAAAATACCCGAATTACGATGCGGTCATCCCCAAAACAAACCCTAACAAGCTTACCATTGACCGCGACCAGATCATGAATTCGATCAAGCGGGTCTCCATCTTCTCCAACAAAACCACCCACCAGGTGAGATTAAAGATCTCCGGAAGTGAACTGCAGGTCTCAGCGGAAGACATTGACTTCAATAATGAAGCAACCGAAAGACTGACGTGCCAGTACGAAGGCAAGGATATGGAGATCGGATTCAATTCAAGATTTCTGGCAGACATACTCACCAACCTGGAAGGCAATGAGGTGTGTCTGGAAATGTCCGAACCGAACCGTGCAGGGATTTTTTGCCCCAAATCACCCGAAGAAGGCGAAGATACCCTCATGCTGGTGATGCCGGTTATGCTGAGCGGTAACTGA